From a single Myxococcota bacterium genomic region:
- a CDS encoding LLM class flavin-dependent oxidoreductase yields the protein MAGKSLEIWTISVPLPKQAGELAARAEAAGWDGIAFTDSQNLTGDVFTGLALAAQATRKLGLATGVTNPVTRHAAAAASAIASIQALSGGRATLGIGRGDSALFQIGLEPAPLPQFERFLGDLAAYLRGGAVDVAGYESRLRWLDAAGVPRVPIDVAATGPRVIEVAARIADRITFALGASPERLRWGIEKARAARRAAGLDADSLEFGAYVNVAPHPDVAVARELVRGGVGTFAHFSGMRGSSAEGVAPEDRAVFEGIHARYDRPNHTLGRARHAAALDADFLERFAVVGPTQSCVARLRELAGTGLSKLVLTSASFDANRTEAQRSRTLLEREVLPALRGAS from the coding sequence ATGGCGGGCAAGTCACTCGAGATCTGGACGATTTCGGTGCCGCTGCCCAAGCAGGCCGGCGAGCTCGCGGCGCGCGCCGAAGCGGCCGGCTGGGACGGCATCGCGTTCACGGACTCGCAGAACCTGACCGGCGATGTGTTCACGGGGCTCGCGCTGGCGGCGCAGGCCACGCGCAAGCTCGGGCTCGCGACGGGAGTCACCAATCCGGTCACGCGCCACGCCGCGGCCGCGGCCTCGGCGATCGCCTCGATCCAGGCACTCTCGGGCGGGCGCGCCACGCTCGGCATCGGGCGCGGTGACTCGGCGCTGTTCCAGATCGGCCTCGAGCCCGCGCCGCTGCCGCAGTTCGAGCGCTTCCTCGGCGACCTCGCGGCCTATCTGCGCGGCGGCGCGGTCGACGTGGCCGGCTACGAGAGCCGGCTGCGCTGGCTCGACGCGGCCGGTGTGCCGCGCGTGCCGATCGACGTGGCGGCCACCGGTCCGCGCGTGATCGAAGTGGCGGCGCGCATCGCCGACCGGATCACCTTTGCGCTGGGCGCGAGCCCGGAGCGGCTGCGCTGGGGTATCGAGAAGGCGCGCGCGGCGCGCCGCGCCGCCGGGCTCGACGCCGACTCACTCGAGTTCGGGGCCTACGTCAACGTGGCGCCGCACCCCGACGTGGCCGTGGCGCGCGAGCTCGTGCGTGGCGGGGTCGGCACCTTCGCGCACTTCTCGGGCATGCGCGGCAGCTCGGCCGAAGGCGTGGCGCCCGAGGACCGCGCGGTCTTCGAGGGCATCCACGCGCGCTACGACCGGCCGAACCACACGCTGGGGCGCGCGCGGCATGCGGCTGCGCTCGACGCCGACTTCCTGGAGCGCTTTGCCGTCGTGGGCCCGACACAGAGCTGCGTCGCGCGCCTGCGCGAGCTGGCCGGCACCGGCCTCAGCAAGCTCGTGCTCACGAGCGCCTCGTTCGACGCCAACCGGACCGAGGCCCAGCGCTCGCGCACGCTGCTCGAGCGCGAGGTGCTGCCCGCGCTCCGCGGAGCCTCCTAG